From a region of the Enterobacter sp. JBIWA008 genome:
- a CDS encoding flagellin: MAVINTNLLSLTTQNNLNKSQSSLGTAIERLSSGLRINSAKDDAAGQAIANRMTSQVKGMTQAARNANDGISLVQTAEGNLNEINTNLQRIRELSVQAATDTNGSSDLTSVNTEIKQRLAEIDRIAGSANFNGKKLLDGSVSTALKIQVGAGTSANDTISIDSNALINATSGTLSAGLSTAISDNASAQAVISAADAAIAKIDTARSNMGAIQNRFESTINNLNNSINNLSAAQSRIQDADYATEVSNMSRAQILQQAGTSVLSQANQVPQAMLSLLR, from the coding sequence ATGGCAGTTATCAATACTAACCTGTTGTCCCTGACCACTCAGAACAACCTGAACAAATCTCAGTCTTCTCTGGGCACTGCTATCGAGCGTCTGTCCTCTGGTCTGCGTATCAACAGCGCGAAAGATGACGCTGCTGGCCAGGCGATTGCTAACCGCATGACCTCCCAGGTTAAAGGTATGACCCAGGCGGCACGTAACGCTAACGACGGTATCTCCCTGGTTCAGACTGCTGAAGGTAACCTGAACGAAATCAACACCAACTTACAGCGTATTCGTGAGCTGTCTGTTCAGGCTGCTACCGACACCAACGGCTCTTCTGACCTGACTTCAGTAAACACTGAAATCAAACAGCGTCTGGCTGAAATCGACCGTATCGCGGGCTCAGCTAACTTCAACGGTAAGAAACTGCTGGACGGTTCCGTATCTACCGCGCTGAAAATTCAGGTTGGTGCAGGTACTTCTGCAAACGACACCATCTCCATCGACAGCAACGCGCTGATCAACGCGACCTCTGGTACTCTGAGCGCTGGCCTGAGCACTGCAATCTCCGATAACGCCTCTGCACAGGCTGTTATCTCTGCTGCTGATGCTGCAATCGCGAAAATTGATACCGCGCGTTCTAACATGGGTGCGATTCAGAACCGTTTCGAATCTACCATCAACAACCTGAACAACTCTATCAACAACCTGTCTGCTGCTCAGTCCCGTATCCAGGACGCTGACTACGCTACCGAAGTTTCCAACATGTCTCGCGCGCAGATCCTGCAGCAGGCTGGTACTTCTGTACTGTCTCAGGCAAACCAGGTTCCACAGGCTATGCTGTCCCTGCTGCGTTAA
- the fliS gene encoding flagellar export chaperone FliS: MYAQNGARAYQQVGLESAVLSASPHQLVVMLFDGALSALVRARLFLDEGKITEKGEALSKAINIIDNGLKAGLNMEIDSELPGNLAALYDYMVRRLLHANLRNDVEAIVEVEALLNNIADAWKHIGPNGSSSQEIF; this comes from the coding sequence ATGTATGCACAAAATGGCGCCCGAGCTTATCAGCAGGTCGGGCTGGAAAGCGCGGTGCTAAGTGCCAGTCCGCATCAACTTGTCGTTATGCTGTTCGACGGGGCACTTAGTGCCCTTGTCCGCGCGCGTCTTTTCCTGGACGAAGGTAAAATCACCGAGAAGGGTGAAGCCTTATCGAAGGCAATTAATATCATCGATAATGGTTTAAAAGCCGGTCTGAATATGGAAATCGACAGTGAACTGCCGGGCAATCTTGCCGCGCTGTACGACTACATGGTCAGACGCTTGTTGCATGCGAATCTGCGTAATGACGTGGAGGCGATTGTCGAAGTGGAAGCGCTGCTCAATAACATTGCGGACGCGTGGAAACACATTGGTCCCAATGGTTCTTCTTCTCAGGAAATCTTTTGA
- the fliT gene encoding flagella biosynthesis regulatory protein FliT, which yields MNNPATALDNWQALYNLSLTMLKHARSGLWDELITLEITYVQLVENISKNPISEAHPAQIEQARFLLEKALQNETELKTLLAARMEELRSLIDQTGKQQSITSTYGKLSGNILYPESITRDTQL from the coding sequence ATGAATAATCCAGCGACCGCACTCGATAACTGGCAGGCCCTCTATAACCTCAGCCTCACCATGCTAAAACATGCTCGTTCCGGTCTCTGGGACGAGCTGATTACGCTTGAGATTACCTATGTCCAGCTGGTAGAGAACATTTCCAAAAACCCGATTTCAGAGGCTCATCCCGCGCAGATTGAGCAAGCACGCTTTTTACTCGAAAAGGCTCTGCAAAATGAGACCGAGCTAAAAACGCTGCTTGCCGCGCGCATGGAAGAACTGCGCAGCCTGATCGACCAAACCGGTAAACAGCAATCCATCACGTCTACTTATGGAAAGCTGTCAGGGAATATTCTTTATCCAGAAAGTATTACCCGCGACACACAACTATGA
- the fliD gene encoding flagellar filament capping protein FliD, which translates to MASSSITLSSGATITSLGVGSGLDLATLYNNLETAEKTKLNTITKQQTSYNAQLSAFSKLQSAMTSLNTATAALGKTDTWNAASIGSTNTTFSATTTAGAAVGSYSVQVKSLAKAQVLTSAVQTSATAQLGATTGTTRNITITQPGTTKPLSVDLADGDTSLNGIANAINKANGNVTATVVKSKDNQYTLMLSSKTTGTANDMTVTVTGDDTLKGIISYDSSTNTGAMNQQTASKNAVVTINDIDIERSTNTINDALPGVTLTLKSESTKSENLDVTRSTDATKKAVTDWVTAYNSLQSTIASITKYVKVEAGADQSGSNGALLGDNTVRSVQSQLRDMLTVVQSGSYSIMAQLGITQDPTVGADGSMGNLKIDDAKLTKALTDSPEAVQAYFVGDGKTTGLATQMGATLTTMLSTTTGKEGIIKSATDGINSTLKTLDKRYDAMEASIEATMARYKSQFNSLDTMMSKLNNTATYLKQQFSS; encoded by the coding sequence ATGGCGAGTAGCTCAATCACTCTCTCTTCAGGCGCGACTATTACGAGTCTGGGCGTCGGTTCAGGTCTGGATCTGGCAACACTGTATAACAACCTCGAAACGGCTGAAAAAACCAAGCTAAACACCATTACCAAACAGCAGACCTCTTATAATGCCCAGCTGAGCGCGTTCAGCAAGCTGCAAAGCGCCATGACGTCGCTGAATACCGCCACTGCGGCCCTGGGGAAAACGGATACCTGGAACGCGGCCTCTATTGGCTCGACCAACACCACCTTCAGCGCCACGACCACGGCCGGTGCAGCGGTAGGTTCCTATAGCGTACAGGTTAAATCACTGGCGAAAGCCCAGGTATTAACCTCTGCCGTTCAGACCAGCGCCACCGCGCAGCTGGGGGCGACCACCGGCACAACGCGCAACATTACTATTACTCAGCCAGGCACCACCAAGCCGCTGAGTGTCGATCTTGCCGACGGTGACACCAGCCTGAACGGGATTGCTAACGCGATTAACAAGGCTAACGGCAACGTCACGGCAACGGTAGTGAAGTCGAAGGACAACCAGTACACCTTAATGCTGTCCTCCAAAACTACCGGCACGGCAAACGACATGACGGTAACGGTGACCGGTGACGACACGTTAAAAGGCATTATTAGCTACGATTCCTCGACGAATACCGGCGCGATGAATCAGCAAACCGCATCAAAAAATGCCGTGGTAACCATCAACGATATCGACATTGAACGTTCTACAAACACGATTAATGATGCGCTGCCGGGCGTTACGCTGACGCTGAAGTCAGAAAGCACCAAGAGCGAGAATTTGGACGTTACCCGTTCAACCGATGCCACTAAAAAAGCCGTTACGGACTGGGTCACCGCCTATAACTCCCTTCAGTCGACCATTGCCAGTATCACTAAATATGTGAAGGTGGAAGCCGGGGCCGATCAGTCTGGCAGCAACGGTGCGCTGCTGGGTGATAACACTGTGCGTTCCGTTCAGTCGCAGCTGCGCGATATGTTAACCGTCGTTCAGTCTGGCTCTTACTCGATCATGGCTCAGCTCGGTATCACGCAGGATCCAACCGTAGGTGCCGACGGCTCAATGGGTAACCTGAAAATCGACGATGCCAAGCTGACGAAAGCGTTGACCGACAGCCCGGAAGCCGTCCAGGCCTACTTTGTAGGTGATGGTAAAACAACCGGTCTGGCCACGCAGATGGGCGCAACGCTGACCACCATGCTCAGTACGACCACCGGTAAAGAAGGGATTATCAAAAGCGCCACTGACGGCATCAACTCCACGTTGAAAACGTTAGATAAGCGCTACGACGCAATGGAAGCGAGCATCGAAGCCACGATGGCCCGTTATAAATCCCAGTTCAACAGTCTTGATACCATGATGAGTAAACTGAACAACACGGCCACCTACCTGAAACAGCAATTCAGTTCTTAG
- the fliE gene encoding flagellar hook-basal body complex protein FliE: MAIQGIEGVISQLQATAMTARNQNVADQQPSISFAGQLHAALDRISDTQTAARTQAEKFTLGEPGVALNDVMTDLQKASVSLQMGIQVRNKLVSAYQEVMGMQV, translated from the coding sequence ATGGCTATACAGGGCATTGAAGGGGTAATCAGTCAGCTGCAGGCAACGGCGATGACGGCCCGTAATCAGAATGTGGCAGATCAGCAGCCGAGCATCAGCTTCGCGGGGCAACTGCATGCCGCTCTTGACCGTATCAGTGATACCCAGACCGCAGCGCGCACTCAGGCCGAAAAGTTCACCCTCGGTGAGCCGGGCGTGGCGCTGAATGATGTGATGACCGATTTGCAAAAAGCCTCGGTTTCCCTGCAGATGGGGATCCAGGTGCGTAACAAGCTGGTGTCGGCGTATCAAGAGGTGATGGGGATGCAGGTTTAA
- a CDS encoding DegT/DnrJ/EryC1/StrS family aminotransferase, which produces MKNVYVTSPLLPPLEEFIPYLETLWESKILTNSGQFHQQLEEALAAYLGVKYVCLFSNGTLALLTALQTLRITGEVITTPYSFVATSHSLLWNDLTPVFADIDPVTFNIDPDRIEELITPKTTAIMPVHCYGIPCDMERIQKIADTYGLKVIYDAAHCFGVKQDNASILNYGDLSVLSFHATKVFNTFEGGAIICHDAKTKQRIDYLKNFGFADETIVMAPGINAKMNEVQAAMGLLQLKYIDSALQERAIIYQRYVELLDSTLPALEYIKPAGNIEWNYSYFPVLIRADSAVSRDAIYTELRKHNIYARRYFYPLISAFPMYRHFPTANVQNLPVADEISHAVLCLPIYPGLLVADQRRIIEIIQDLFIDASRAAEPALVVNG; this is translated from the coding sequence ATGAAAAATGTCTACGTTACCAGTCCACTTCTTCCGCCACTTGAGGAGTTTATCCCTTATCTGGAGACCTTGTGGGAAAGTAAAATTTTGACTAACAGCGGGCAATTCCACCAGCAGCTGGAAGAGGCGCTGGCGGCGTATCTGGGCGTGAAGTATGTCTGCCTGTTCTCCAACGGCACGCTTGCACTGCTGACGGCGCTTCAGACATTGCGTATTACCGGCGAAGTGATCACCACGCCGTACTCCTTTGTCGCCACCTCTCACAGCCTGCTGTGGAATGATTTAACGCCGGTCTTTGCCGATATTGACCCCGTTACCTTTAATATCGATCCGGACCGCATTGAAGAGCTGATTACCCCAAAAACGACAGCCATCATGCCGGTCCACTGCTATGGCATTCCTTGCGACATGGAGCGCATCCAGAAAATTGCCGATACCTATGGCCTGAAGGTGATCTACGATGCGGCCCACTGTTTCGGGGTCAAGCAAGATAACGCCAGCATCCTTAATTATGGCGATTTATCCGTGCTGAGCTTCCACGCAACGAAGGTGTTTAATACCTTCGAAGGGGGAGCCATTATTTGCCATGACGCCAAAACCAAACAGCGTATCGATTACCTTAAAAACTTTGGTTTTGCCGATGAAACCATTGTGATGGCGCCGGGTATTAACGCCAAAATGAATGAAGTGCAGGCGGCGATGGGGCTTTTGCAGTTGAAGTATATTGATAGCGCGCTGCAGGAACGCGCAATTATCTATCAACGTTACGTTGAGCTGCTCGATTCCACGCTCCCTGCGCTGGAGTACATTAAGCCTGCCGGTAATATTGAATGGAATTACTCCTATTTCCCGGTGCTTATTCGCGCAGATTCCGCGGTAAGCCGGGATGCCATCTATACGGAGCTGCGCAAGCATAATATCTATGCCCGGCGCTATTTCTATCCGCTGATCAGCGCATTCCCGATGTATCGCCACTTCCCGACGGCTAATGTGCAGAATCTCCCGGTTGCGGACGAAATTTCTCATGCGGTGCTCTGCCTGCCAATCTATCCAGGCCTGCTGGTGGCCGATCAGCGTCGCATCATTGAGATTATCCAGGACTTGTTTATAGATGCCTCCCGTGCAGCAGAGCCTGCGCTGGTCGTCAATGGATAG
- a CDS encoding methyltransferase domain-containing protein → MLYPDNRFTLSGLQAAAALYQFHAGAPASARVLDLGCGHGDALLSTALAWPGCVGIGIELSENAIAEGQRQAQRLGITQIELVAAGLNDVLNVSPGEFDYILIRGSFIPAGMAERDALLKWCRRHLSAQGIIAFHQVFTPPESAAEYVQDALAFHARLADRPEEKVAFARGMLSYLALTQPEGEIKQHVLTMERAEDAVLLDAMARATLTYAQFNQFNESLTSYGLRYVGDAVPQYESGESVSEHIHQLHTLVSSGQASTAAQQYLDFAVNRRERVSLLSRDDVANAAALDFTRLNTLHWAGDFRRCRNDRGEVVNAHTNAEGKFFSTQNNTTLHILDLLGGAWPLSLSFDQLVFNARLPEKEENVAQQVLESLKDLFLNQIPGLHWAGSPGPYNVQPEGELTLIAPLPAGQGADVTLNLWGERVTLSDDEREFAVAGMDVNQARCSERFSALKAKGLLKGAPQAWRKAQQRFLRLGDVDYLKRSIETLLLLNVGSQQGGLLADGQIMVEERAEQDPAIDLIYQNVNALIAAGLAKDARDYITGQIENDPHNLHMLRCASRASLLMGDWDEALSSLCQLMSRYSAGQDIWFDLATVLQKKGELHYAARILQALLRLNKHNASFWNTLAVVYHTRRNMAMAERCARESLRYNATNPLHLAMMGIILSDNQKLTEARYFLEKSLEFAPGDFDCFTSLLFVLTHDFSISPDVLFERHLAYGELVAAWAKKFDLSLTWQGSKDPERPLRVGFVSGDFRNHPVSRFLRPFWDGMDRKQFSLYGYSTLDKDDAVTEHFRSTSTKWLSVTHLNNVELAKQIHSDGIDILFDLSGHTTGTRLPAFAFKPAPVQITWLGYPGTTGMRQMDYRIISTGFVRNAAIDAQFTEKLIAIPLDNFFEPDACSPDVNALPALTNGWFTYGSFNRPKKLNDQVFALWARILLHNATSRLLIGFMDDDAMIARYRKKLNALGVSDEQLIFRKTTGLESYLHMHHEVDILLDSFPYNGGTTTSHGIWMGVPTLTLAGATYPARQGLEIMHIYGLDEFVAESQQDYFDKAVSWQTRLETLNALRQKMRSTIPPQGQSNVAIPFQQALREAWRKWCSDEAPRSFRVSGTED, encoded by the coding sequence ATGTTGTATCCAGATAATCGATTTACGCTATCGGGTTTACAGGCTGCAGCTGCCCTGTATCAGTTCCATGCCGGGGCGCCCGCGAGTGCGCGCGTCCTTGATTTAGGCTGTGGGCATGGTGATGCGTTATTATCCACCGCTCTGGCATGGCCAGGCTGTGTCGGGATTGGTATCGAACTCAGCGAAAACGCTATTGCCGAGGGGCAACGACAGGCGCAGCGTCTGGGTATCACCCAGATCGAACTGGTTGCGGCAGGGCTTAACGACGTGCTGAACGTGTCACCGGGAGAGTTCGATTACATTCTGATTCGCGGGAGCTTTATTCCTGCTGGCATGGCAGAGCGAGACGCGTTGCTGAAGTGGTGTCGTCGGCACCTTTCAGCACAGGGGATCATTGCCTTCCATCAGGTCTTTACCCCCCCAGAATCTGCGGCAGAATATGTTCAGGATGCGTTGGCTTTCCATGCGCGTCTGGCGGATCGGCCTGAAGAGAAGGTTGCGTTCGCTCGGGGCATGCTCAGCTATCTGGCATTGACCCAGCCGGAAGGCGAAATCAAACAACATGTGCTCACGATGGAACGCGCTGAAGACGCCGTCCTTCTCGACGCTATGGCACGCGCCACGCTGACCTACGCTCAGTTCAATCAATTTAACGAGAGTCTCACCTCATACGGGTTGCGCTACGTGGGGGACGCAGTTCCTCAGTACGAAAGCGGGGAGAGCGTTAGCGAGCACATTCATCAGCTGCATACGCTGGTGTCATCGGGGCAGGCGTCGACAGCCGCTCAGCAATACCTTGATTTTGCCGTCAACCGTCGCGAACGCGTCAGCCTCCTTTCCCGTGATGATGTCGCTAACGCGGCGGCGCTAGATTTTACCCGGTTAAACACGCTGCACTGGGCTGGGGATTTCAGGCGCTGCCGTAACGATCGCGGCGAGGTCGTCAATGCTCACACCAATGCGGAAGGGAAGTTTTTCTCGACGCAAAATAACACGACGCTGCACATTCTCGATCTCCTTGGCGGCGCATGGCCGCTGAGCCTGTCGTTTGATCAGCTGGTGTTCAACGCTCGCCTTCCCGAAAAAGAGGAAAATGTCGCCCAGCAGGTGCTTGAGTCTCTGAAAGATCTGTTTCTCAACCAAATTCCGGGGCTGCACTGGGCGGGTTCACCTGGGCCGTACAATGTTCAGCCTGAGGGTGAACTCACGTTAATTGCACCCCTTCCGGCGGGGCAAGGCGCAGACGTCACGCTTAATCTCTGGGGGGAGCGTGTGACCCTCAGTGATGACGAGCGAGAGTTCGCGGTTGCGGGCATGGATGTGAATCAGGCCAGATGCAGCGAGCGTTTTTCTGCACTGAAAGCGAAAGGGCTGTTGAAGGGTGCCCCTCAAGCGTGGCGCAAAGCACAGCAGCGTTTTCTGCGTCTGGGGGATGTCGACTACCTCAAACGCAGCATTGAGACGCTATTACTGCTTAACGTCGGGTCGCAACAGGGCGGTTTACTGGCGGACGGGCAGATAATGGTAGAGGAGAGGGCTGAACAGGATCCTGCCATCGATCTCATCTACCAAAACGTAAACGCCCTGATTGCCGCTGGTCTGGCGAAAGACGCGCGCGATTACATAACGGGACAGATTGAGAACGATCCCCATAATCTGCACATGCTTCGCTGCGCTTCCCGCGCCAGCCTGCTGATGGGCGACTGGGATGAGGCGCTATCGTCACTCTGTCAGCTCATGAGCCGCTACTCTGCCGGACAGGATATCTGGTTTGATCTGGCAACCGTGTTGCAGAAAAAAGGCGAGCTGCATTATGCCGCCCGGATCCTGCAGGCGCTGCTGCGGCTAAATAAACATAATGCGTCATTCTGGAATACGCTGGCGGTGGTTTATCACACGCGTCGCAATATGGCCATGGCTGAACGCTGCGCAAGGGAGTCTTTGCGCTATAACGCCACGAATCCGCTTCATCTTGCGATGATGGGCATTATTCTCAGTGATAATCAGAAACTGACGGAAGCACGCTATTTCCTCGAGAAATCGCTCGAGTTTGCGCCGGGTGATTTTGACTGCTTCACCAGCCTGCTGTTTGTTCTTACCCACGACTTTTCTATCTCCCCGGACGTGCTCTTCGAACGCCATCTTGCCTATGGCGAACTGGTGGCCGCGTGGGCGAAAAAATTCGACCTGTCGCTGACGTGGCAGGGTAGCAAGGATCCCGAGCGGCCGCTGCGCGTAGGCTTTGTCTCCGGAGATTTCCGTAACCATCCCGTAAGCCGCTTCCTGCGCCCGTTCTGGGACGGCATGGATCGGAAGCAGTTTTCCCTCTACGGATATAGCACGCTGGACAAAGATGATGCCGTTACGGAGCACTTCCGTAGCACCTCCACGAAGTGGTTATCCGTTACCCATCTCAATAACGTTGAGCTGGCAAAACAGATCCACAGCGACGGTATCGATATTCTTTTTGACCTCTCAGGCCACACCACCGGGACGCGTTTACCCGCGTTTGCCTTTAAGCCTGCGCCGGTGCAAATCACCTGGCTCGGCTATCCGGGCACGACCGGGATGCGGCAGATGGATTACCGCATTATCAGTACCGGGTTTGTCAGGAATGCAGCGATAGACGCTCAGTTCACTGAAAAGCTGATCGCGATTCCACTCGATAACTTCTTCGAGCCGGATGCCTGCAGCCCTGACGTCAATGCCTTGCCAGCCCTGACGAACGGCTGGTTTACCTACGGTAGCTTCAACCGCCCTAAGAAATTGAATGACCAGGTCTTTGCGCTGTGGGCGCGCATTCTGCTGCATAACGCCACGTCACGTTTGCTGATTGGCTTTATGGATGACGATGCGATGATCGCCCGCTACCGCAAAAAGCTAAATGCGCTGGGCGTATCGGATGAGCAGCTTATCTTCCGTAAAACGACGGGGCTGGAGTCCTATCTTCATATGCATCATGAGGTAGACATATTGCTTGATTCCTTCCCGTACAACGGGGGAACCACCACCAGCCATGGCATATGGATGGGTGTCCCGACGCTTACCCTGGCAGGGGCAACCTATCCCGCGCGGCAGGGGCTGGAGATCATGCATATCTACGGGCTGGATGAATTTGTGGCGGAAAGTCAGCAGGACTATTTCGACAAAGCCGTTAGCTGGCAAACCCGCCTGGAAACCCTCAACGCCCTGCGCCAGAAGATGCGGAGCACAATCCCACCGCAGGGCCAGAGCAACGTGGCGATTCCTTTCCAGCAGGCCCTTCGTGAGGCCTGGCGAAAATGGTGTTCTGATGAGGCACCTCGCAGTTTCCGGGTATCAGGTACTGAGGATTAA
- the yedD gene encoding lipoprotein YedD, producing MKKIAIAGALLALTGCVQVDNYNDVIKHPVPAHLAGYWQSKGPQSKMVSPKAIATLVVTEEGDTLDCRQWLRVIAVPGKIMLRSDSYYNVTRKLDIYPLERDGSTLEYDGLELQKVDRPTVECADYLSKNPLESKLP from the coding sequence ATGAAAAAAATAGCAATTGCTGGCGCGCTGCTGGCACTGACCGGGTGCGTTCAGGTCGATAACTACAACGACGTGATTAAGCATCCTGTCCCGGCGCATCTGGCGGGATACTGGCAGTCGAAAGGGCCGCAGAGCAAAATGGTCAGCCCGAAGGCGATTGCCACGCTGGTGGTGACGGAGGAGGGCGACACGCTGGACTGCCGTCAGTGGCTGCGCGTGATTGCCGTGCCGGGGAAAATCATGCTGCGTTCAGACAGTTATTACAACGTGACGCGTAAGCTCGATATCTATCCGCTGGAGCGCGATGGCTCGACGCTGGAGTATGACGGGCTGGAGCTGCAGAAGGTTGACCGCCCAACGGTTGAGTGTGCGGATTACCTGAGTAAGAATCCGCTGGAGAGTAAGCTACCCTGA
- the amyA gene encoding alpha-amylase, with the protein MKNPTLLQCFHWYYPAGGELWREVTALAPNLNEIGINMIWLPPACKGASGGYSVGYDTYDLFDLGEFDQKGSIATKYGDKAQLLEAIDALKSNDIAVLLDVVVNHKMGADEKEAVRVQRVNEQDRTQIDDEVIECEAWTRYTFPARAGQYSQFVWDYKCFSGVDHIENPDEDGIFKIVNDYTGEGWNDQVDDEMGNFDYLMGENIDFRNHAVTEEIKYWARWVMDQTGCDGFRLDAVKHIPAWFYKEWIELVQEVADQPLFIVAEYWSHEVDKLQAYIDQVEGKTMLFDAPLQMKFHEASRQGRDYDMSQIFTGTLVEADPFHAVTLVANHDTQPLQALEAPVEPWFKPLAYALILLRENGVPSVFYPDLFGASYDDTGGDGETYHIDMPVIEQLHELILARQRFAHGVQTLFFDHPNCIAFSRSGTDDDPGCVVVLSNGDDGEKVICLGENYGNKTWRDFLGNREETITTAADGEGTFTCNGGSVSVWVIEDAL; encoded by the coding sequence ATGAAAAACCCCACCCTGTTACAATGTTTTCACTGGTATTACCCTGCTGGCGGTGAATTGTGGCGAGAGGTCACGGCGTTAGCTCCCAATCTTAACGAAATCGGCATCAACATGATCTGGCTGCCGCCCGCCTGTAAAGGGGCGTCCGGCGGGTATTCTGTCGGCTATGACACTTATGATCTGTTCGATCTTGGCGAGTTTGACCAGAAAGGCAGTATCGCCACGAAATACGGCGACAAAGCGCAGCTGCTGGAGGCCATTGATGCCCTCAAAAGCAACGACATTGCCGTGCTGCTGGACGTGGTGGTCAACCACAAAATGGGCGCCGATGAGAAGGAGGCCGTGCGCGTTCAGCGCGTGAACGAACAGGACCGCACGCAAATCGATGACGAGGTCATTGAGTGCGAAGCCTGGACTCGCTATACCTTCCCCGCCCGGGCCGGGCAGTATTCGCAGTTCGTCTGGGATTACAAATGCTTCAGCGGCGTCGACCATATTGAAAACCCCGATGAAGACGGCATCTTTAAAATCGTCAACGACTACACCGGCGAAGGCTGGAACGATCAGGTTGATGATGAGATGGGCAACTTCGATTACCTGATGGGCGAAAATATCGACTTTCGCAATCACGCCGTGACCGAGGAGATCAAATACTGGGCCCGCTGGGTCATGGACCAAACGGGCTGCGACGGTTTTCGTCTGGACGCCGTCAAGCATATTCCCGCCTGGTTTTACAAAGAGTGGATTGAGCTCGTCCAGGAGGTCGCCGACCAGCCGCTGTTTATCGTGGCGGAGTACTGGTCTCACGAGGTGGATAAACTTCAGGCCTATATTGACCAGGTCGAAGGCAAAACGATGCTGTTTGATGCCCCCCTGCAGATGAAATTCCACGAGGCGTCGCGTCAGGGCCGGGATTACGACATGAGCCAAATCTTCACCGGTACCCTGGTGGAAGCCGATCCGTTTCATGCGGTCACCCTCGTCGCGAATCATGACACCCAACCTCTGCAGGCGCTCGAAGCGCCGGTCGAGCCCTGGTTCAAACCGCTGGCCTACGCGCTGATCCTGCTGCGGGAAAATGGCGTACCGAGCGTCTTTTACCCGGATCTCTTCGGCGCCAGCTATGACGACACGGGAGGAGACGGTGAAACATACCATATTGATATGCCGGTCATTGAGCAGCTTCACGAGCTGATCCTCGCGCGCCAGCGTTTTGCCCACGGTGTGCAGACGCTCTTTTTCGACCATCCTAACTGCATCGCCTTTAGCCGCAGCGGCACGGATGACGATCCCGGCTGCGTGGTGGTGCTGTCGAACGGGGACGACGGGGAAAAAGTGATTTGTCTTGGGGAAAACTACGGCAACAAAACGTGGCGGGATTTTCTCGGCAATCGCGAAGAAACCATCACCACGGCGGCGGATGGCGAAGGGACGTTTACCTGTAATGGGGGGAGCGTGAGCGTTTGGGTAATAGAGGATGCGTTGTAG